In Osmerus eperlanus chromosome 17, fOsmEpe2.1, whole genome shotgun sequence, a single genomic region encodes these proteins:
- the LOC134038115 gene encoding kyphoscoliosis peptidase-like produces MLLLRLAHRNQREYDVVGLQNPDLRSGSPSDVLKTGKGVCAGYAGLFQAMCSLAGIECQQVSGYSKGGMYKLGDRFTGSATHAWNAVRLAGTWHLLDSTWGAGNTDNHSTFKFEYDEFYFLTHPALFVGDHFPLESQWQLLNPRLSLKQFENSMHLRSTFYNLALLSIHPETYLIQSDGKTTITVKSSSPVLFMHNMNGKQRNAIMTLTPDGMKLDVYPQETEKHSLKIYAKALNSGEEEKYSQVCEYQLQCKAVNREMRLPDDLSNPVGPSWLTERRGLQHPSQRGPIVHAADGRCSLRFHVASHLDLMAMLSAAALTDDEQRRHVFQSRRGDSVDFRVQVPRAGLYVFSVYGRDKAEMGSYGFLCNYLISCTNPTVMWPFYPLRYDSWKEDYELVEPLSGVLPASRTVKFKMRIPHVSQVSVGGRDTQELLLDADGYWSGCCSTVGCTDLNIMIQFNPGDRSHSFVLNYQVESH; encoded by the exons ATGTTGCTCTTGAGGTTGGCGCACAGGAACCAAAGAG AATATGATGTTGTGGGCCTCCAAAACCCTGATCTCAGATCAGGCTCCCCCAGTGATGTCTTAAAGACAGGGAAAGGAGTGTGTGCAGGCTACGCTGGCCTGTTCCAAGCTATGTGCAG TCTTGCAGGCATAGAGTGTCAGCAGGTGTCTGGGTATTCCAAGGGTGGAATGTACAAGCTGGGTGACCGCTTTACAGGGAGTGCTACCCACGCCTGGAATGCGGTCAGACTAGCAGGGACCTGGCATCTACTGGACAGCACATGGGGAGCTGGGAACACTGATAATCACTCCACATTCAAATTCGA ATACGATGAGTTCTACTTCCTGACGCACCCTGCTCTCTTTGTGGGAGATCATTTCCCGCTTGAGAGCCAGTGGCAGCTGCTCAACCCTCGGCTTTCCTTGAAGCAATTTGAGAACTCGATGCATCTGAGAAGCACGTTTTATAATTTGGCCCTCCTCTCTATACACCCTGAGACATATCTCATCCAATCAG ATGGAAAGACAACGATCACAGTTAAGAGTTCATCACCTGTGCTGTTCATGCACAACATGAATGGGAAACAGCGCAACGCTATCATGACACTCACACCAGATGGCATGAAGCTGGATGTCTACCCCCAGGAAACTGAAAAGCATTCCTTGAAAATATATGCAAAGGCCTTGAattctggagaggaggaaaagtaCAGCCAAGTGTGTGAGTATCAGCTCCAGTGCAAGGCGGTCAACAGGGAAATGCGGCTTCCGGATGACCTGAGTAACCCAGTGGGGCCCAGCTGGCTGACGGAGAGGAGGGGCCTCCAGCATCCCTCGCAGCGTGGCCCCATCGTCCACGCGGCTGACGGCCGCTGCTCCCTTCGCTTCCACGTGGCAAGCCACTTGGACCTCATGGCCATGCTGAGCGCCGCAGCCTTGACTGACGACGAGCAGAGGAGACACGTCTTTCAGTCCAGGCGAGGAGACTCTGTGGATTTCAGGGTGCAGGTCCCCAGGGCGGGGTTGTACGTGTTCAGCGTATATGGCAGGGACAAAGCAGAGATGGGGAGCTATGGGTTCCTCTGTAATTATCTGATCTCCTGCACCAACCCAACAGTGATGTGGCCCTTCTACCCACTGAGGTACGATTCCTGGAAAGAAGACTATGAGCTGGTGGAGCCCCTGTCAGGGGTCCTGCCAGCCAGTCGTACGGTCAAGTTTAAGATGAGGATCCCCCACGTGTCACAGGTCTCTGTGGGAGGCAGGGACACACAGGAGCTGCTCCTGGATGCAGATGGGTACTGGAGTGGCTGCTGCAGTACAGTGGGGTGCACCGACCTCAACATCATGATCCAATTCAATCCTGGCGACCGATCGCATTCCTTTGTTCTCAACTATCAAGTGGAGAGCCACTAG